The Populus nigra chromosome 14, ddPopNigr1.1, whole genome shotgun sequence genome has a segment encoding these proteins:
- the LOC133673273 gene encoding chitin-binding lectin 1-like has protein sequence MCYVGKATKIFIFIVTVLVILGLVLVFGLLRHHLHKSQNCTDDSCQSPQLPFPTPPLTVPTGLTPPSPMGFSPPSPPDSGSTPPPSPPDTGTTPLLLPPPPPPLPIPPPPLPPPAAPVTNGAPPPTNNPPSSTVLITPGPLHA, from the coding sequence ATGTGTTATGTAGGGAAAGCAACAAAGATCTTCATTTTCATTGTGACTGTACTTGTAATTCTTGGTCTTGTCTTGGTATTTGGCCTCCTACGCCACCACCTTCATAAATCACAAAACTGCACTGATGATTCCTGTCAATCTCCTCAGTTACCCTTCCCTACTCCTCCTCTTACTGTGCCTACTGGGCTGACCCCACCTAGTCCAATGGGCTTCTCCCCGCCCAGCCCACCAGATTCTGGGTCCACCCCACCACCAAGCCCACCGGACACTGGCACAACTCCTCTTCTGCTCCCACCGCCACCACCTCCTCTTCCGATCCCACCGCCACCTCTTCCTCCTCCTGCTGCTCCAGTTACAAACGGGGCTCCACCACCGACTAATAATCCGCCGAGCAGTACTGTGTTGATCACTCCAGGTCCTCTGCATGCTTAG
- the LOC133673274 gene encoding agamous-like MADS-box protein AGL66: MGRNKLSMKKIDNPSRRKVTYSKRRDGIIKKATELSVLCDTDVGLLMFSPNGRLTTFASNGRIEDVFLRYFDQSNVLEAGPVEQEGYLYQNLKRLKYEREMLEKIAKFDSLSFSLPTHIHSHRPYTQKPKS; this comes from the exons ATGGGTCGGAACAAGCTTTCGATGAAGAAAATTGATAATCCCTCCCGTCGTAAAGTAACATACTCAAAACGTAGAGATGGGATTATCAAGAAAGCCACTGAATTGTCTGTGCTATGTGATACAGATGTTGGTCTTTTGATGTTTTCTCCTAATGGTAGATTGACTACCTTTGCTAGCAATGGAAG GATTGAAGACGTCTTTCTTCGCTATTTTGACCAGTCCAATGTACTAGAAGCAGG ACCAGTTGAACAGGAGGGG TATTTGTACCAAAATCTCAAGCGCTTGAAATATGAAAGAGAAATGCTGGAAAAGATTGCAAAGTttgattctctctctttctctctcccaaCACACATACACTCTCATAGACCATATACACAGAAACCTAAGAGTTAA
- the LOC133672945 gene encoding uncharacterized protein LOC133672945, translating into MENKLRIEALQEQLHEISQKLQERQEKMRSYNPDVVNINSVHDANAHRQFLNDAIQNIEKLQMEIFHEPIDLQKPGCFQVPPAATRDANLTAEELVDANGNWNPPQDDHQPKEAHLPVGPHLSLEYLRTQKHWNLQGRGQGNA; encoded by the exons ATGGAAAACAAACTCAGGATAGAG GCGCTTCAGGAGCAACTCCATGAAATCAGCCAGAAACTACAAGAGAGACAAGAAAAGATGAG gtcTTACAATCCAGATGTGGTGAATATCAACTCAGTTCACGATGCCAATGCGCACCGACAATTTCTTAATGATGCAATTCAAAATATAGAAAAGCTACAA ATGGAGATTTTTCATGAACCTATAGACCTTCAGAAGCCTGGGTGTTTTCAG GTGCCTCCTGCTGCTACCAGGGATGCTAATTTGACCGCTGAAGAGCTTGTGGATGCCAATGGAAACTG GAATCCACCGCAGGATGACCATCAACCCAAAGAGGCACACTTGCCTGTTGGTCCACACCTAAGCCTCGAGTACCTCAGAACTCAAAAGCACTGGAACCTTCAAGGTCGTGGGCAGGGCAATGCCTGA
- the LOC133672307 gene encoding formin-like protein 3 produces MELRRLRAGYAIVYVILLCTLAMGSIEGKRRADMLFGNCDPELKEKMEEQAWIHCWKELVDRNGSFEDFDLDMLQEANFELKSRLLTKENIDKSSSVLSPKMKQELLDYCLREKNLHFSYHGYSSRHSFIKCVKFLLDLCNSHRGYLASNTHQQTKPSLTPSAPAAASPGYGSAPFNLAAVSSSSPRRLTLSFFEKKLYRLQDINDSPPPPSPGKHSPPSSQFHKQVPPPPVHKGVDQNLIVAVAATAAGTFCFVATLFICWCCCRGRSNKIGPGGGKRDERPLLHFNLSNTTSQSSFSLGNSSSKEHSSNSGNTTFQSDLSTKYGNHDSSLADAPSVEAHAGEALPPLKPPPGRTPAPPPPRPPPPPPPPVAAPRPPVPPKLGRAPPVPPSKGKLKPSPLGPHRENPSEGDDLDSEEAPKAKLKPFFWDKVVANPDHSMVWDEISSGSFQFSEEMIESLFGYNSVDNNKNDRKRDPSEPSIQYIQIINPRKAQNLSILLRALNVTTEEVLNALQEGNELPVELLQTLLKMAPTSEEELKLRLYAGDISQLGPAERFLKVLVEIPFAFRRIEALIFMSALREEVSGLKESFATLEVACNKLRNSRLFLKLLEAVLKTGNRMNDGTYRGGAQAFKLDTLLKLSDVKGIDGKTTLLHFVVQEIIRSEGIRAVRTARPSLSFSSVKSDEYIDNANPASAEHYRNLGLLVVSGLSTELEDVRKAAIIDANVLTSTVSKLNQSLTKTKAFLDSDLKSLGEDGEFYHALASFLERAESEMSSMSEQEKRITALVKSTADYFHGNAGMDEGLRLFTIVRDFLIMIDKTCKEVRDDRSKRPITTTRKEVREVTATNSQKHENAIQKLFPAIVGRRTDDSSSDDESPSP; encoded by the exons ATGGAATTGAGAAGACTGAGAGCAGGTTATGCAATTGTTTATGTCATTCTTCTTTGTACATTGGCAATGGGGAGTATAGAGGGCAAAAGGAGAGCAGATATGCTTTTTGGCAATTGTGATCCTGAGCTAAAGGAAAAAATG gAAGAACAAGCATGGATTCATTGCTGGAAGGAATTGGTAGATAGGAATGGCTCTTTCGAAGATTTCGATTTAGATATGCTGCAGGAAGCTAATTTTGAGTTGAAATCAAGATTGCTcacaaaagaaaacattgataaaTCCTCAAGTGTTCTATCACCGAAAATGAAACAAGAACTTCTGGATTATTgtttaagagagaaaaatctTCACTTTTCTTACCATGGATATAGTTCCAGACATTCTTTCATCAAGTGTGTTAAGTTTCTTTTAGATTTGTGTAATAGTCACAGAGGATATCTAGCTAGCAATACTCATCAACAGACAAAACCAAGCCTTACTCCATCAGCGCCTGCAGCAGCATCCCCAGGTTATGGTTCAGCACCATTCAATCTAGCAGCTGTCAGCTCTTCATCTCCAAGGAGACTGACCCTTTCGTTCTTTGAAAAGAAATTGTATCGCCTACAAGATATAAATGACTCACCTCCTCCTCCATCACCAGGAAAACATTCTCCACCCAGTTCACAATTTCATAAACAAGTTCCTCCACCACCAGTGCATAAGGGCGTTGATCAGAATCTTATTGTTGCTGTTGCTGCAACTGCAGCAGgaacattttgttttgttgcgaCGCTCTTCATTTGCTGGTGCTGTTGTAGGGGGAGGAGCAACAAAATTGGTCCTGGAGGTGGAAAAAGAGATGAGAGGCCTCTTCTGCACTTCAATCTGTCTAATA CTACTTCTCAAAGTTCTTTTAGCTTAGGAAATTCCAGTTCCAAAGAGCACAGTTCTAATAGTGGAAACACTACGTTCCAAAGCGATTTGTCAACGAAATATGGAAATCATGATTCCTCTCTGGCAGACGCACCATCAGTAGAAGCTCATGCAGGAGAAGCACTTCCTCCTCTAAAACCTCCTCCTGGAAGAACTCCTGCTCCTCCACCTCCTAGAccgccgccaccaccaccacctccggTTGCTGCTCCTCGTCCCCCGGTGCCTCCAAAACTTGGTCGCGCTCCACCAGTTCCTCCTTCTAAAGGCAAGTTGAAGCCTTCCCCCCTTGGACCACATCGTGAGAATCCCAGCGAGGGAGATGATCTTGATAGTGAAGAAGCTCCAAAAGCCAAGTTAAAGCCATTCTTTTGGGATAAGGTTGTGGCCAACCCTGATCACTCAATGGTTTGGGATGAGATCAGTTCCGGTTCATTCCA GTTCAGTGAGGAGATGATAGAGTCATTATTTGGTTATAATTCTGTggataacaataaaaatgatcGCAAGAGAGATCCATCTGAACCTTCAATCCAGTATATTCAGATCATCAATCCAAGGAAAGCACAAAATCTATCCATTCTGCTACGAGCACTGAATGTGACTACCGAAGAAGTCCTTAATGCTTTGCAAGAAG GTAATGAGCTACCAGTGGAGCTCCTTCAGACATTGCTGAAGATGGCACCGACATCAGAAGAGGAGTTGAAGCTTAGGTTATATGCTGGTGACATCTCTCAGCTAGGTCCTGCAGAGCGTTTCCTCAAAGTCTTGGTAGAAATACCGTTTGCTTTCAGACGAATAGAGGCGTTAATATTCATGAGTGCTCTACGGGAAGAAGTTTCAGGCCTTAAAGAGTCCTTTGCAACTCTTGAG GTGGCTTGCAACAAACTCAGAAACAGCAGGCTATTTCTGAAACTCCTAGAGGCAGTTCTTAAAACTGGTAACCGAATGAATGATGGTACATACCGCGGTGGAGCACAGGCATTCAAACTTGACACGCTCTTGAAACTTTCTGATGTCAAGGGAATAGATGGAAAAACTACACTCTTGCACTTTGTGGTTCAGGAGATCATTCGTTCTGAAGGCATTCGTGCTGTCCGCACAGCAAGACCCAGCCTGAGCTTCTCCAGTGTGAAGTCAGATGAATATATTGACAATGCTAACCCAGCATCAGCAGAGCACTACCGAAACCTTGGTCTTCTAGTGGTATCAGGTTTAAGCACTGAACTTGAAGATGTAAGAAAGGCAGCGATCATAGACGCTAATGTTCTAACATCTACAGTGTCGAAACTTAACcaatcattaacaaaaactaaggCTTTCCTAGACTCTGACTTGAAGAGTTTGGGAGAAGACGGCGAGTTCTATCATGCATTGGCTAGCTTTTTGGAGCGTGCAGAGTCTGAAATGTCAAGCATGTCAGAACAAGAAAAGAGGATAACGGCTCTGGTGAAGAGCACAGCAGACTATTTTCATGGGAATGCAGGAATGGATGAAGGTTTGCGTTTGTTTACAATTGTACGAGATTTCTTGATAATGATAGATAAGACATGTAAAGAGGTAAGAGATGACAGATCAAAGAGGCCAATTACGACAACCAGAAAAGAGGTTCGGGAAGTGACAGCAACAAACAGTCAGAAACATGAAAATGCAATTCAGAAACTGTTTCCAGCAATTGTCGGAAGGCGAACTGATGATTCCAGTTCAGATGATGAGAGCCCATCTCCTTAG
- the LOC133672692 gene encoding uncharacterized protein LOC133672692, with protein MARRRPFEVAPPAVSSSEEEETDGEEETPKGTVQAQQNGTGEKQNDNENGSEDEEDDDDDDDDEEEKEKPNLPPSKPSKPDSESDSETDSEDTESTQPPSPSLSGFTIKPISPKRKPGPKLEQPKKENDGEDKKAKRGAGAGGGGPQRLWSDEDEVVMLNGMIEYQIEKGKNPFADNGDFHGFVKKSLHVDATNNQFLDKIRRLKKKYFTDVEKNEKEIDEIFSKPHDLECVELAKKIWGAGGIEMGKKGNFNKKSGKNVSSGGGEGEGEGEGEGEGGGVGGGGITLALAKKGNEEANGEKGKLSVKKGKRGSNEEVKVEGKEGVLKKKRQGLGGEADEGEAGNVKKGKRGLSEEVNGEGKGKGVKREKRAADEEMSGEGEEVNVIVKKQRRLVNDEINGGGMELSVKKRNAVAKEELDREEAGSEDFWDKYPYLRLGLDGEILPEYLKERTMLVLGMVGEEKLVELEREWRSLMKAKLEFMVRQKDLIAKQIKLSLDAMNSQDS; from the coding sequence aTGGCTCGAAGACGCCCCTTTGAAGTCGCCCCGCCTGCCGTTTCGTCTTCCGAGGAAGAAGAAACCGATGGCGAAGAAGAAACTCCAAAAGGCACCGTCCAAGCCCAGCAAAACGGCACTGGTGAGAAACAAAACGATAACGAAAATGGCAGTGAAGACGAAgaagacgacgacgacgacgacgacgacgaagaGGAGAAAGAGAAACCCAATCTACCGCCCTCCAAACCTTCGAAACCCGACTCGGAGTCCGACTCAGAAACTGACTCGGAAGACACCGAGTCAACTCAGCCACCGTCACCTTCTCTTTCTGGCTTTACAATCAAGCCCATTTCTCCAAAGCGCAAACCCGGCCCAAAACTCGAGCAGCCCAAGAAGGAGAATGATGGAGAGGACAAGAAAGCTAAGAGGGGAGCTGGAGCGGGGGGTGGGGGGCCTCAACGTTTATGGAGTGATGAAGATGAGGTTGTCATGTTAAATGGCATGATTGAGTACCAGattgagaaaggaaaaaacccTTTTGCGGATAATGGTGATTTCCATGGATTTGTGAAGAAATCGCTCCATGTTGATGCTACTAATAATCAGTTTTTGGATAAAATCAGGAGGTTGAAGAAGAAGTATTTTACTGATGTGGAGAAGAATGAGAAAGAGATAGATGAGATTTTTAGTAAACCACATGATTTGGAGTGTGTGGAGCTTGCAAAGAAAATATGGGGTGCTGGTGGTATTGAGATGGGAAAAAAGGgtaactttaataaaaagagtGGAAAAAATGTTAGCAGTGGTggtggagaaggagaaggagaaggagaaggagaaggagaaggaggaggTGTTGGAGGAGGAGGGATTACTTTGGCCTTGGCGAAAAAGGGGAACGAGGAAGCGAATGGGGAGAAAGGGAAGCTGAGTGTGAAGAAGGGGAAGAGGGGTTCGAACGAGGAAGTGAAAGTAGAAGGAAAGGAAGGggttttgaagaagaaaaggcagGGTTTGGGTGGGGAGGCTGATGAGGGAGAGGCGGGGAATGTGAAGAAGGGGAAGAGGGGTTTGAGTGAGGAAGTTAATGGAGAAGGGAAGGGAAAGGGTGTAAAAAGGGAGAAGCGGGCCGCTGATGAGGAGATGAgtggagaaggagaagaggtGAATGTGATTGTGAAGAAGCAAAGGAGGTTggtgaatgatgaaattaatggAGGAGGGATGGAGTTGAGTGTGAAGAAGCGAAATGCAGTGGCAAAGGAGGAGCTGGATAGAGAAGAGGCGGGGAGTGAGGATTTTTGGGATAAGTATCCGTATTTACGCTTAGGATTGGACGGTGAAATTTTGCCTGAGTATTTGAAGGAGAGAACAATGTTGGTGCTGGGGATGGTTGGAGAGGAAAAGTTGGTGGAGTTGGAAAGAGAATGGAGGAGTTTGATGAAAGCAAAGTTGGAGTTTATGGTGAGGCAGAAGGACTTGATTGCAAAACAAATCAAGTTGAGTTTGGATGCTATGAACTCTCAGGACTCTTAG